One Candidatus Margulisiibacteriota bacterium genomic region harbors:
- the nifH gene encoding nitrogenase iron protein yields MRKIAIYGKGGIGKSTTTQNTVAGLAEMGKKVMVVGCDPKADSTRLLLGGLAQKSVLDTLREEGEDVDLDDVLKPGFSGTMCVESGGPEPGVGCAGRGIITSINLLEQLGAYGDDKCLDYSFYDVLGDVVCGGFAMPIREGKAKEIYIVVSGEMMAMYAANNICKGIVKFADAGGVRLGGLICNSRNVDNEETMIQALADQLGTQMIYFVPRDNMVQRAEINRKTVIEFEPTHLQADHYRNLAKAIDQNKMFVIPKPLTTDELEALLIKHGIAN; encoded by the coding sequence ATGAGAAAAATAGCAATATACGGAAAAGGCGGAATAGGTAAATCAACTACAACGCAGAATACTGTTGCCGGGCTTGCTGAAATGGGCAAGAAGGTAATGGTAGTCGGTTGTGATCCAAAGGCTGATTCCACCAGATTACTGCTGGGAGGTCTGGCACAAAAGTCTGTACTGGATACACTTCGTGAAGAAGGTGAAGACGTTGATCTGGATGATGTTTTGAAACCAGGTTTCAGCGGAACGATGTGTGTAGAGTCAGGCGGGCCGGAACCGGGTGTAGGGTGCGCCGGCAGGGGAATAATAACTTCTATCAATCTTCTGGAACAGCTCGGCGCCTATGGAGATGATAAATGTCTTGATTATTCTTTCTATGACGTCCTGGGTGACGTTGTCTGCGGCGGGTTTGCAATGCCTATCCGGGAAGGGAAGGCGAAGGAAATATACATTGTTGTATCTGGTGAAATGATGGCTATGTATGCTGCCAATAACATTTGCAAAGGCATTGTTAAGTTTGCCGATGCAGGCGGGGTTAGGCTTGGCGGTCTTATCTGTAATAGCAGAAATGTTGATAACGAAGAGACTATGATCCAAGCCCTTGCTGACCAGTTAGGTACGCAGATGATCTACTTTGTTCCGCGCGACAATATGGTACAGAGAGCAGAGATTAATCGTAAAACCGTTATCGAATTTGAACCGACGCATCTGCAGGCGGATCACTATCGTAATTTAGCCAAGGCAATTGATCAGAACAAGATGTTTGTTATTCCAAAACCTCTTACAACTGATGAGTTGGAAGCGTTATTGATCAAACATGGAATTGCAAATTAG
- a CDS encoding P-II family nitrogen regulator, with the protein MLMIKAIIRPEKTDAAMAALMEAGYPSVTKISVFGRGKQRGLKVGEVHYDELPKEMLLMVVPDKDKDFVIKSIIETAKTGDRGNFGDGKIFVVPVDEVYTVSSGVKES; encoded by the coding sequence ATGTTAATGATAAAGGCGATTATACGACCGGAAAAGACAGACGCTGCAATGGCAGCACTAATGGAAGCAGGCTATCCGTCCGTGACCAAAATATCTGTTTTCGGTAGAGGGAAGCAAAGAGGTCTTAAGGTGGGCGAGGTCCATTATGACGAACTGCCCAAGGAAATGCTGCTCATGGTAGTGCCTGATAAGGACAAGGATTTTGTGATTAAGTCCATTATCGAGACAGCAAAGACCGGGGACAGAGGCAATTTCGGGGATGGCAAGATATTTGTTGTTCCGGTCGATGAGGTTTATACGGTTAGTTCGGGAGTGAAGGAATCCTAA
- a CDS encoding P-II family nitrogen regulator, with the protein MKEVMAIIRMNMMNKTKVALADADISSFTATGKVLGRGKGQVDYRILNGAKDGYEEAVSQLGQGPRLIPKRLISVVVPDHLVDKVVSTIIETNRTGNPGDGKIFVLPVNDAIRVRTSQAGDSILDE; encoded by the coding sequence GTGAAAGAAGTAATGGCAATTATCAGGATGAACATGATGAATAAGACCAAAGTCGCCCTGGCTGATGCGGATATCTCCTCTTTTACAGCTACCGGCAAAGTGCTGGGCAGAGGTAAAGGACAGGTAGATTACAGGATACTTAACGGGGCCAAAGATGGGTATGAAGAAGCTGTCTCCCAACTGGGACAAGGCCCGCGACTTATCCCTAAAAGACTGATCAGTGTAGTTGTGCCGGACCATCTAGTGGACAAGGTTGTAAGCACGATTATCGAAACCAACCGGACAGGAAATCCCGGTGACGGGAAGATATTTGTCTTGCCGGTGAATGATGCTATCCGGGTAAGGACTAGCCAGGCCGGAGATTCAATTCTTGATGAATAG